The Candidatus Koribacter versatilis Ellin345 genome has a segment encoding these proteins:
- a CDS encoding GPW/gp25 family protein — translation MNIYFPYQFDGRGRTREAELDDYVKQLVEQVLFTSPGERVNLPDFGSGLLQLPFAPNSLEMAAATQFAVQAALQKWLSSYVKVQSVVASAQNEKLTVTVSYSMLNTDVTQVQTFTYGSGS, via the coding sequence ATGAACATTTACTTTCCGTATCAATTCGATGGACGAGGCCGTACCCGCGAGGCTGAACTTGACGACTATGTCAAGCAACTCGTCGAGCAGGTGTTGTTCACCTCTCCCGGCGAGCGCGTCAACCTTCCCGACTTCGGCAGCGGCCTTCTCCAGCTTCCCTTCGCGCCCAACAGCCTCGAAATGGCGGCTGCGACTCAATTCGCAGTGCAGGCTGCGCTCCAGAAATGGCTCAGCAGTTACGTTAAGGTGCAGTCGGTCGTCGCCTCGGCACAGAACGAAAAACTCACTGTCACCGTTTCCTATTCCATGCTCAACACAGACGTCACGCAGGTACAGACGTTCACGTATGGGTCCGGATCATGA
- a CDS encoding eCIS core domain-containing protein codes for MSRTALSHSNSQQENTSSNSLRVGDPNSSFEREADRFADQVMTGESHKSPWSLSRVSLGQTLQRKCGCKGSSDSKDECDDCKKKKLLQRKPAALGAPHVAPPIVHSVLNSSGRSLDHATRSFFEPRLGVDLGSVQVHDDGRAARSAEAVNAHAYTVGNSIVFGEGRYQPESAEGRRLLAHELTHVVHQQGPSERLVQREEDSDVEVADAPRTGSLIEKAFDAADAAHWEQAAELANGLSAGDLKAFIGSLGAGWKTEQLHIGAISNARVGPGSAVAKMTHWAFLNAKFSEQMKGGFYQAASEYLNGFSQGEIRSRISKMKTEVVAGLHSGAVAQPGIGADSNAAKITGEELDKRKEKGDAAADAATKAAIPENPQQKKKRCQDTAGQGFKIFPLRLPKGMWQLSNAPIGAERKGDEILVKQPLNDVKGDPMFRRETKTLPLETFLGGIRLKKDEVVGVRLYDDKERLVCVTGEDMLKFNDATEMALWFSVGRTALDAATIFAPGASAGASKVTGFAVGNIVAGELLDVGRQEMEVKYGLREEVDWGGIAFDTVFQLATLGFSKYLNNAATKAVLGKAPELGQKPAQLAVHAALAGATNLVQTAARTAFDMLRKEKKKFVMEDFLIELAQAFATGTLFAFVHGAAVHEEGLPQEKQAAPSEHQQGAPPVHDQAAPPLHDQAATPVHDQTAAPVAKPQKKTPPVHTDEHVTTAPPDKAPGERKGAAPLHEDTPPATTQKRAIGAPPEEHAGTPSAKKTDGPEGQTAAAVQEKDATAKKKTADGKHDVVVTEQGVGKCSPPPCPVIHVEYKKELDAHPEFKEWNESVQNMRKADPEFAAEQGKKLIAALEDVRANGGKLSGEKLVQHREAALQARLAEAEGDLHKARWDTIDYQAERAATGKSRKGGPIKGLWNVKERIWAIKRQMAYPNRTILEQAHIVGVRAPDGTIKPTNEIGKGGRIPDYVEVRGQKIVAGDLKSGEEFKKSIAGGLAKPGEIEAEFRKSAKIAQQQGVEDKVLNAAKGNGGKIVIEGFDVTTGEKVVKEVDPADYGSEVITYDDVRTN; via the coding sequence ATGAGCCGCACCGCCTTGTCACACTCCAACTCGCAGCAGGAGAACACTTCCTCGAATTCGTTGCGCGTCGGCGACCCCAATAGCTCATTCGAACGGGAGGCGGACCGCTTCGCGGATCAAGTCATGACTGGGGAGTCTCACAAGAGTCCATGGTCGCTATCTCGCGTCAGCCTCGGACAAACCCTACAGCGCAAATGTGGTTGTAAAGGGTCGAGCGATTCGAAGGACGAATGCGATGACTGCAAGAAAAAGAAGCTTTTGCAGCGCAAGCCGGCAGCACTCGGAGCCCCACATGTCGCTCCGCCCATTGTGCATAGCGTTCTGAATTCGAGCGGCCGATCTCTCGATCATGCAACAAGATCGTTCTTCGAGCCGAGATTAGGCGTCGACCTCGGAAGCGTGCAAGTACACGACGATGGTCGTGCAGCGAGGTCCGCAGAGGCGGTCAATGCCCACGCCTACACCGTCGGCAATTCAATTGTGTTTGGCGAAGGCCGCTACCAGCCTGAAAGCGCTGAGGGCCGTCGCCTGCTGGCCCACGAGTTGACCCACGTCGTTCACCAACAGGGTCCAAGCGAACGTCTGGTCCAGCGGGAAGAGGATTCGGATGTTGAAGTCGCTGACGCGCCTCGAACCGGTTCGCTGATCGAAAAGGCTTTTGATGCCGCCGACGCAGCGCACTGGGAACAAGCTGCCGAGTTGGCAAATGGACTAAGTGCCGGCGATCTAAAAGCGTTCATCGGCTCCTTGGGCGCGGGCTGGAAGACCGAGCAACTCCACATCGGCGCCATCAGCAACGCTCGCGTTGGGCCTGGCTCTGCGGTCGCGAAGATGACGCATTGGGCATTCCTCAACGCCAAATTTTCGGAACAGATGAAGGGCGGGTTCTACCAGGCAGCGTCGGAATATCTCAACGGATTTAGTCAGGGCGAGATCCGCTCCCGCATCAGCAAAATGAAAACTGAGGTTGTCGCCGGCCTGCACAGCGGCGCCGTCGCTCAGCCCGGGATTGGCGCAGATTCGAACGCCGCCAAGATCACTGGCGAGGAACTCGATAAGCGTAAAGAAAAAGGCGATGCCGCCGCCGATGCCGCAACCAAGGCAGCCATTCCCGAGAATCCTCAACAGAAAAAGAAGCGTTGCCAGGACACCGCCGGCCAAGGCTTCAAGATCTTCCCTCTCCGCTTGCCCAAAGGTATGTGGCAGCTTTCAAACGCGCCCATCGGCGCGGAACGCAAAGGCGACGAGATCCTCGTCAAGCAGCCTCTGAACGACGTCAAAGGCGATCCGATGTTCCGCCGCGAAACGAAAACTCTGCCGCTCGAAACCTTCCTCGGGGGCATTCGCTTGAAGAAGGACGAAGTCGTTGGCGTGCGCCTCTATGACGACAAAGAACGCCTCGTCTGCGTAACCGGCGAAGACATGCTCAAGTTCAACGACGCGACCGAAATGGCGCTCTGGTTCAGCGTCGGCCGCACCGCTTTGGATGCCGCAACCATCTTCGCGCCGGGTGCGAGCGCCGGTGCAAGCAAGGTAACCGGCTTCGCGGTTGGCAACATCGTCGCGGGTGAACTCCTCGATGTCGGCCGTCAGGAAATGGAAGTCAAGTACGGACTGCGCGAAGAAGTCGACTGGGGTGGCATCGCCTTTGACACTGTCTTCCAACTCGCGACCCTGGGCTTCTCAAAATATCTGAATAATGCTGCCACGAAAGCTGTGCTCGGAAAGGCTCCGGAACTCGGGCAGAAACCAGCGCAACTTGCCGTCCATGCCGCTCTCGCCGGCGCCACCAACTTGGTGCAGACCGCCGCGAGAACCGCGTTCGACATGCTGCGAAAAGAGAAAAAGAAATTCGTGATGGAAGATTTCCTGATCGAACTCGCGCAGGCCTTCGCTACAGGAACACTTTTTGCATTCGTACATGGCGCTGCCGTTCACGAAGAAGGATTGCCGCAAGAGAAGCAAGCTGCCCCATCCGAGCATCAGCAGGGCGCACCACCTGTACACGATCAAGCGGCTCCACCACTACACGATCAAGCGGCCACGCCAGTGCACGATCAAACCGCGGCTCCAGTCGCTAAGCCGCAGAAGAAAACGCCCCCCGTTCATACGGACGAGCACGTGACGACAGCGCCTCCCGACAAGGCACCTGGCGAGCGCAAAGGCGCTGCGCCTCTTCACGAAGACACACCACCGGCCACCACGCAGAAACGCGCAATCGGTGCGCCTCCAGAAGAGCACGCCGGAACGCCTAGCGCGAAGAAGACGGACGGACCGGAAGGCCAAACTGCCGCGGCCGTACAAGAGAAGGACGCAACCGCCAAGAAGAAGACTGCGGATGGCAAACACGATGTCGTCGTTACCGAGCAGGGTGTCGGGAAGTGTAGTCCTCCGCCTTGCCCTGTGATTCACGTGGAATACAAGAAGGAACTTGATGCCCATCCTGAGTTCAAGGAGTGGAACGAATCGGTCCAGAACATGCGTAAGGCCGATCCCGAGTTTGCCGCCGAACAGGGCAAGAAGCTCATCGCCGCGTTGGAAGACGTACGTGCAAATGGAGGGAAGCTCTCTGGCGAAAAACTAGTTCAGCATCGCGAAGCCGCTTTGCAAGCGCGCCTCGCAGAAGCCGAAGGAGATCTGCACAAGGCACGTTGGGACACCATCGACTATCAAGCCGAGCGAGCCGCGACTGGCAAGAGCAGGAAGGGCGGGCCGATCAAGGGACTCTGGAATGTCAAAGAACGGATATGGGCAATCAAGAGGCAGATGGCCTATCCGAATCGCACGATTCTCGAACAAGCGCACATTGTCGGTGTGCGTGCTCCTGACGGAACAATCAAGCCCACAAACGAAATCGGCAAAGGTGGACGCATCCCGGATTACGTAGAGGTACGCGGCCAGAAGATTGTGGCGGGCGACCTCAAGTCCGGAGAGGAATTCAAGAAAAGCATCGCCGGCGGACTGGCGAAACCAGGCGAAATCGAAGCGGAGTTCCGCAAGAGCGCGAAGATCGCGCAGCAACAAGGCGTAGAAGACAAGGTCCTGAATGCAGCAAAAGGAAATGGCGGAAAGATTGTGATCGAGGGCTTTGACGTAACAACTGGCGAGAAAGTCGTGAAAGAAGTGGATCCGGCCGATTACGGGTCGGAAGTAATTACCTACGACGACGTTCGCACCAACTAG
- a CDS encoding LysM peptidoglycan-binding domain-containing protein, which produces MNSPLQSLIQMGVVPTVTFPTDSRYYGSSTWTYIGPDGQTITYLARRFVPQPGPPNFSTVAVHTVHQGDRLDLIAAKYLGDPLMFWLIADANGAIDPDTLTETPGTTLNITTPQGVPGAANAR; this is translated from the coding sequence ATGAACTCGCCGCTTCAAAGCCTCATTCAGATGGGAGTGGTGCCGACGGTCACATTCCCTACTGACAGTCGTTACTACGGTTCCAGTACGTGGACCTACATCGGTCCCGATGGCCAGACGATCACTTATCTCGCACGACGATTTGTACCTCAACCGGGACCTCCGAACTTCTCCACGGTTGCAGTGCACACCGTGCACCAGGGCGACCGGCTCGATCTCATCGCCGCCAAATATCTCGGCGATCCGCTCATGTTCTGGCTGATTGCCGATGCCAATGGAGCCATTGATCCCGACACGCTTACGGAAACACCGGGAACAACCTTGAACATCACCACACCGCAGGGCGTACCAGGAGCGGCGAATGCTCGATAG
- a CDS encoding phage baseplate assembly protein V, translated as MSPQKTAAGGNPTKYYGKYRGLVINNIDPEQIGRIMAQVPDVLGEIPSSWAMPCVPSAGIQSGVFVVPPLGSQVWIEFEQGDPDYPIWTGGFWGIVGEVPVFAIAPPAIPPGVNICLQTPAQNMLLISDAPPTPVTGGIVMKSTTGAMIVVNDSGIYISNGKGAMITMVGPAVDVNLGALTAI; from the coding sequence ATGAGTCCACAGAAAACCGCTGCGGGCGGCAATCCGACGAAGTACTACGGCAAGTATCGCGGCCTGGTCATCAACAACATTGACCCGGAACAAATCGGTCGCATCATGGCGCAGGTACCCGATGTCCTCGGCGAAATCCCGTCGAGTTGGGCAATGCCATGCGTTCCGTCCGCGGGCATTCAGTCAGGTGTTTTCGTCGTGCCGCCACTCGGCTCGCAGGTTTGGATTGAGTTCGAACAGGGTGACCCCGACTATCCGATCTGGACTGGTGGCTTCTGGGGAATCGTCGGCGAGGTCCCGGTGTTCGCGATCGCCCCTCCGGCAATCCCACCTGGCGTAAACATCTGTCTCCAGACTCCCGCGCAAAACATGTTGCTCATCAGCGATGCGCCTCCGACGCCCGTAACCGGCGGAATCGTTATGAAGAGCACCACAGGGGCAATGATCGTCGTGAACGACAGCGGCATTTACATCAGCAACGGTAAGGGCGCCATGATCACCATGGTTGGACCAGCCGTCGACGTCAATTTAGGTGCGCTTACCGCGATTTAG
- a CDS encoding ATP-binding protein, protein MSTATAMSWTEANHTYLVAEFARLKERLGMTAMLASGIPEPQDSPFAIDRLTAMFGLTDFERDLLLLCAGVEMDSELAARCAEMHQLSQRPYVTFGLAMSLLENPHWSAFTPVRPLRRFHLVELSNSGGFATAPVRIDERVLHYLAGMHVPDPSLNSLITPIAGAPLVAEEHRNTATSIARILREASQVAPVLHLCGDDAFGQEDVAALVTQALGLELFSIRLEDLPGSTQDLERLVWLLEREALLLPATFLLQCGNSSMTAAANYLADKLPFSFFLATQEPVRLHRAYARFDVNKPAAREQHDLWVRALNGAASNMNGGLARISQQFRLSARMIYHTGMLASTNSAELNPDTLWKACRSLARPKLEDLAQRISPAATWGDIVLPELQMRMLRHMSTQAWHRMRVHEHWGFAGKGKRGLGVSALFCGESGTGKTLAAEVLASELGLDLYRIDLASVVSKYIGETEKNLKIIFDAAEEGGVLLLFDEADALFGKRGEVKDSHDRYANIEVGYLLQRMESYAGLAVLTTNLKASLDRAFQRRLRFTITFPFPDAAQREAIWAKVFPSSTPTRGLDMKKLSQLNVAGGNIRNIALNAAFLAADCDGPVGMEHLLEAAKLEAHKIERPLAGAELRGWV, encoded by the coding sequence ATGAGCACCGCGACTGCCATGAGTTGGACCGAAGCCAATCACACGTACCTCGTGGCCGAATTCGCGCGCCTCAAAGAGCGGCTTGGCATGACCGCAATGCTGGCTTCGGGTATCCCGGAGCCCCAAGACTCGCCGTTTGCAATCGACCGCCTTACCGCGATGTTCGGGCTAACCGACTTCGAGCGCGACCTCCTGTTGCTTTGTGCCGGGGTCGAAATGGATTCTGAATTGGCGGCGCGCTGCGCCGAGATGCACCAGTTGTCTCAAAGGCCCTACGTTACCTTCGGCCTCGCGATGTCGCTCTTGGAAAATCCTCACTGGAGCGCATTCACGCCCGTACGGCCCCTGCGGCGCTTTCACCTTGTGGAGTTGAGCAATAGCGGCGGATTTGCCACCGCGCCGGTTCGCATCGATGAACGAGTGCTTCATTACCTCGCGGGGATGCATGTCCCCGATCCCTCGCTCAACTCGCTCATCACACCGATTGCCGGCGCTCCCCTCGTTGCAGAGGAGCATAGAAATACGGCCACATCCATCGCGCGAATATTGCGCGAAGCGTCCCAAGTCGCTCCGGTCCTCCACCTTTGCGGAGATGACGCATTTGGCCAGGAAGACGTCGCGGCCCTCGTCACGCAAGCCCTCGGGTTGGAACTTTTCTCAATTCGCCTCGAAGATCTTCCCGGTTCAACTCAGGATCTTGAGCGGCTTGTTTGGCTCCTCGAACGTGAGGCGCTCTTGCTTCCCGCTACTTTCCTGTTGCAATGCGGAAATTCGAGCATGACAGCCGCAGCCAACTATCTCGCCGACAAGTTGCCTTTCTCATTCTTCCTCGCCACGCAAGAACCTGTTCGGCTTCACCGTGCATATGCTCGCTTCGATGTAAACAAGCCTGCTGCTCGCGAACAGCATGACCTCTGGGTCCGTGCTCTCAATGGCGCTGCTTCCAACATGAACGGCGGCCTTGCCAGGATCTCGCAGCAATTTCGGCTGAGCGCTCGGATGATCTATCACACCGGTATGTTGGCCTCGACCAACTCCGCGGAGCTCAATCCTGACACGCTGTGGAAGGCTTGCCGATCGTTAGCTCGACCGAAGTTGGAAGATCTCGCACAACGGATTAGTCCGGCAGCCACCTGGGGCGACATCGTACTGCCCGAGCTCCAGATGCGCATGCTGCGACATATGTCGACCCAGGCCTGGCATCGCATGCGTGTCCATGAGCACTGGGGTTTCGCCGGAAAGGGCAAACGGGGCCTAGGCGTCAGTGCGCTTTTCTGCGGTGAGTCTGGCACTGGCAAAACCCTTGCCGCCGAAGTCTTGGCGTCCGAGCTCGGACTCGATCTTTATCGCATCGATCTCGCGTCGGTCGTGAGTAAGTACATCGGAGAAACGGAAAAAAACCTCAAGATCATCTTCGACGCTGCCGAAGAAGGCGGGGTTTTGCTGCTCTTCGACGAAGCCGATGCCCTCTTTGGAAAACGCGGAGAGGTGAAGGATAGTCACGACCGCTACGCCAACATCGAGGTGGGCTACCTGCTCCAGCGAATGGAGTCCTATGCCGGGCTGGCAGTTCTCACCACGAATTTGAAGGCTTCCCTCGACCGCGCATTTCAACGACGTCTCCGCTTCACCATAACGTTCCCCTTTCCCGATGCAGCGCAACGCGAAGCGATTTGGGCGAAGGTATTTCCATCTTCCACCCCGACGCGCGGACTGGATATGAAGAAGCTCTCACAGCTCAACGTAGCCGGCGGAAACATTCGCAATATCGCACTGAACGCGGCATTCCTTGCGGCCGACTGCGACGGCCCCGTGGGCATGGAGCACCTCCTTGAGGCCGCAAAACTCGAAGCCCACAAGATCGAGCGTCCACTTGCAGGTGCAGAACTGCGTGGCTGGGTATGA
- a CDS encoding putative baseplate assembly protein: MIYSCCNENRKSAVLNNPSSIITTPTINAPGTGYTVGDVLTIAQPGSSGTATVKVETVSTGKVATVSLQANGTGYSTATGVPTTGGSGSGCTLNITGTPNGIDYLEVLDHDAIPLNSPRQRTLLVHCLRPIPASITRDNVLITGGESIINIGIDWVAPASNPPASPVTNPQEQAYFTALSDAANVLLVRTSEAGDFSPYVLRLVDSVSEALQSSFEVTDVLPGFDPQLSEVTFSFKVECGPDFDCAPQQPNCPPDLPTPPAINYLAKDYGSFRGIMLDRLSQLLPNWGATSEADLGIALTELIAYVGDRLSYQQDAIATEAYLNTSRSRISLRRHALLVDYHASDGCNARTWIHIDLKADPGTKVFIDRKVTRFYTFAPNLPNSLAVGAGNEEAALRCGTQVFEPMWDQVLYPEHNQISFYTWGDTSCCLPAGAMEATLHGSYPKLGIGDVLIFQEMVGPKTGFAADADIRHRCAVRVTKIATQDGAGNPLIDPLFEEGTGLPIQSPAQKPTPVTEIQWSQDDALPFAVCVSSSFIDDNGDTQVLTDVSVAFGNNVLSDHGLTLTGVEIGTVPAPTIFQPPDPAADHCDDTRPSPLPVRFRPQVPDRPLTQAVPFTEVPLGELGNPITAGVVNLPDSGFLSLNNAEGFAALTLEPTNPNGWPQNFGIIVAVNSGDSTKIDLSVVYDPASGGSGINKLVPVEKFVGLSLNSADPNFVVTKINGVSQLMEIPASYTPPATPPTTFPLTPTMLSNSVPTDLKDTSSAIYLTLQPTDPANWPALFGVTAQPSANPVFFDLDLDYNPASGAIGVALPVLLESFTNLALESAALQINGVSNLVVVESFASTADTTLSAATLMQFDPTQAIPEITLSGTTEASTETWTPDKDLLESGEADLNFVVEVEYDGTATLRFGDDTNGRNPETGTNFIATYRVGNGTAGNVGADTLTFHAGDPRIGDCRNPLPATGGTDPETNEQIRRRAPQAFLTQQRAVTMDDYAHVAEETPQVDQAVAELRWTGSWYTVFIAAEPVGAGNVSTVLSKAIKKNVERYHLAGQDLEIDNPQYVPLQVELEICVDPDYFQSDVQRALMQVLGSGVNSTGQKGLFYPDNFTFGKTVYLSPIYAAARCVAGVKAVRASTFQPQGLISTTQYIAAGEIPIGPLQIARLANDPSFPNHGQLSLVLEGGK; the protein is encoded by the coding sequence ATGATCTATAGCTGCTGTAATGAAAACCGCAAGAGTGCGGTGCTGAATAATCCGAGCTCGATTATCACCACGCCGACCATCAACGCGCCGGGAACTGGCTACACCGTTGGCGACGTTCTGACCATCGCACAGCCAGGATCGAGCGGCACCGCCACAGTGAAGGTCGAGACGGTTTCCACCGGCAAGGTCGCGACGGTTTCCCTGCAAGCCAACGGCACCGGTTACTCGACCGCGACTGGAGTTCCCACAACTGGTGGAAGTGGCAGCGGATGCACCCTCAACATCACTGGTACGCCAAACGGTATCGATTATCTCGAAGTCCTCGACCACGACGCGATTCCGCTCAACAGCCCGCGTCAGCGTACGCTGCTCGTCCATTGCCTTCGCCCGATTCCGGCCTCTATCACCCGTGACAACGTCCTGATCACCGGCGGCGAGAGCATCATAAATATAGGTATCGATTGGGTCGCCCCGGCGTCGAATCCTCCCGCATCTCCCGTTACCAACCCGCAGGAACAGGCATATTTCACCGCCCTCAGCGACGCCGCAAACGTCCTTCTGGTTCGCACCAGTGAAGCCGGCGACTTCTCTCCTTACGTTCTGCGCCTCGTGGACAGCGTCTCCGAAGCATTGCAATCTTCCTTCGAAGTCACAGATGTTCTGCCAGGCTTCGATCCCCAACTTTCGGAAGTCACGTTCTCTTTCAAGGTCGAGTGCGGTCCCGACTTCGACTGTGCTCCGCAGCAGCCAAACTGCCCGCCCGATCTTCCAACACCTCCGGCGATCAACTATCTCGCCAAGGATTACGGCAGTTTCCGCGGCATCATGCTCGATCGCCTCAGCCAGTTGCTGCCTAATTGGGGTGCTACCAGCGAAGCTGACTTGGGCATCGCGCTCACGGAACTGATCGCGTATGTCGGCGACCGCCTCAGCTATCAGCAGGATGCGATCGCGACCGAAGCCTATCTCAACACATCCCGTAGCCGCATCTCGCTTCGTCGTCATGCTCTGCTCGTTGACTACCACGCAAGCGACGGCTGCAATGCGCGTACCTGGATACACATCGACCTGAAGGCCGATCCCGGAACCAAGGTCTTCATCGACCGCAAGGTCACTCGCTTTTACACCTTCGCTCCCAACCTGCCGAACTCGCTCGCCGTCGGTGCCGGAAACGAAGAAGCTGCCCTGCGTTGCGGCACACAAGTCTTCGAGCCCATGTGGGATCAGGTGCTCTATCCCGAGCACAACCAGATTTCGTTCTATACCTGGGGCGACACCAGTTGTTGTCTGCCCGCGGGCGCGATGGAAGCCACGCTCCACGGCTCGTATCCCAAGCTCGGTATCGGCGATGTCCTGATTTTCCAGGAAATGGTCGGCCCGAAGACGGGCTTTGCTGCCGACGCTGACATCCGCCATCGCTGCGCCGTGCGAGTGACCAAAATCGCAACCCAAGATGGCGCCGGCAATCCACTCATCGATCCGCTCTTCGAAGAAGGAACCGGCCTGCCGATCCAAAGCCCGGCGCAGAAGCCAACGCCAGTCACCGAGATCCAGTGGTCGCAAGACGATGCACTGCCCTTCGCGGTTTGCGTCTCGTCAAGTTTCATCGACGACAACGGCGATACTCAAGTGCTCACGGACGTCAGCGTCGCCTTCGGAAATAACGTCCTATCCGATCACGGACTCACGCTAACCGGCGTTGAGATCGGTACCGTTCCAGCCCCCACAATCTTCCAGCCACCCGACCCCGCGGCCGACCATTGCGACGACACACGTCCCTCACCGTTGCCCGTTCGCTTCCGGCCGCAAGTTCCCGATCGTCCGCTGACCCAAGCCGTGCCGTTCACCGAGGTTCCGCTGGGAGAGTTGGGCAATCCGATCACCGCGGGCGTTGTGAATCTTCCCGATTCCGGCTTTCTCAGTCTTAACAATGCCGAAGGCTTCGCCGCACTCACTCTCGAGCCAACAAATCCGAACGGCTGGCCGCAAAACTTCGGAATCATTGTGGCAGTGAACTCCGGTGACTCAACCAAGATTGACCTCTCCGTCGTCTACGATCCTGCGTCCGGGGGCTCTGGCATAAACAAGCTCGTGCCCGTCGAAAAGTTTGTCGGACTCTCACTCAACTCAGCCGATCCGAACTTCGTTGTCACCAAGATCAACGGCGTCTCGCAGCTCATGGAGATTCCAGCTTCCTACACGCCGCCCGCCACGCCACCCACGACTTTTCCGCTCACCCCAACCATGCTGTCGAATTCCGTACCCACAGATCTCAAGGACACCAGCAGCGCCATATATCTCACCTTGCAGCCGACCGACCCCGCAAATTGGCCAGCCTTGTTCGGCGTGACGGCGCAACCAAGCGCCAATCCAGTCTTCTTCGACCTCGATCTGGACTACAACCCCGCATCGGGCGCAATCGGCGTTGCACTCCCGGTCTTGTTGGAATCGTTTACCAACCTAGCCTTGGAATCGGCCGCTCTCCAGATTAACGGCGTCTCCAACCTTGTCGTGGTCGAGAGCTTTGCCAGCACTGCGGATACCACTCTCTCCGCCGCCACTCTCATGCAATTTGACCCGACGCAAGCGATTCCTGAAATCACCCTCAGCGGCACAACCGAAGCAAGCACCGAGACGTGGACGCCCGATAAAGACCTCCTTGAAAGCGGCGAGGCTGACCTGAATTTCGTCGTCGAAGTCGAATACGACGGCACCGCCACTCTCCGCTTCGGCGACGACACCAACGGACGCAATCCTGAAACCGGCACGAATTTCATCGCGACCTATCGAGTCGGAAACGGTACCGCTGGAAATGTCGGAGCCGACACGCTCACCTTCCACGCTGGCGATCCCCGCATTGGCGATTGCCGTAATCCCTTGCCCGCCACGGGTGGCACCGATCCCGAAACCAACGAGCAGATCCGCCGACGCGCACCGCAAGCATTCCTCACGCAGCAGCGCGCCGTCACCATGGACGATTACGCTCACGTCGCCGAAGAAACTCCTCAGGTAGATCAAGCTGTCGCAGAACTCCGCTGGACCGGCAGTTGGTACACGGTGTTCATCGCCGCGGAGCCCGTGGGCGCCGGCAATGTTTCAACGGTTCTCTCGAAAGCGATCAAGAAGAACGTAGAGCGCTATCACCTCGCCGGCCAGGACCTCGAGATCGACAATCCGCAATACGTGCCGCTCCAGGTTGAACTCGAAATCTGCGTCGATCCCGACTACTTCCAAAGCGATGTCCAGCGCGCTCTCATGCAAGTCCTCGGCAGCGGCGTCAATTCCACGGGTCAGAAGGGCCTCTTCTACCCCGACAACTTCACCTTTGGAAAGACTGTTTACCTCAGTCCGATCTACGCAGCAGCGCGATGCGTCGCTGGAGTGAAGGCCGTCCGCGCCAGCACCTTCCAACCGCAAGGACTGATTTCCACGACGCAGTACATCGCCGCCGGAGAGATTCCCATCGGCCCCTTGCAGATCGCGCGTCTCGCGAATGACCCAAGCTTCCCCAACCATGGACAACTGTCCCTCGTGCTGGAAGGTGGCAAATGA